A genomic stretch from Bacteroidales bacterium includes:
- a CDS encoding UDP-N-acetylmuramoyl-tripeptide--D-alanyl-D-alanine ligase → MNIKELYNLFEQSDGISTDTRSLKKNMIFCAIKGENFDGNNFVKSALEAGAKAVITSNKSFENNPKCYFTNDTIKSLQELAHIHRQNRKCVFIAITGTNGKTTTKEIIRETLSTVGKVQATQGNLNNHIGVPLTLLSIEADTEFAIIEMGANHIGEIETLCDIAYPDYGLITNIGDAHLLGFGSIEGVIKTKTELYKFIKANGKGIFVNEDDPLLVSLSETQNRIFYSSEKFLVEIINNDEPQLKYNWSCNGKNFIAKTNLIGQYNLPNMLAATAIALHFGGNPEKINEKISNYIPNNMRSQWIDTSRNHLILDAYNANPSSMALAIKNIISLKANKKMLIIGDMLELGEYSKQKHFEIINLINSYNFDKVIFVGNEFEKFKSDFPAYNFYKNTEEAMASISKTNYNDFTILIKGSRSIGLEKLKNIL, encoded by the coding sequence ATGAATATTAAAGAACTATATAATTTATTTGAACAATCTGACGGAATATCTACAGATACTCGCAGTTTGAAAAAAAACATGATTTTCTGTGCTATCAAAGGTGAAAATTTTGATGGAAATAACTTTGTGAAATCTGCTCTAGAGGCTGGCGCCAAAGCCGTTATCACAAGTAATAAATCTTTTGAAAATAACCCAAAATGCTATTTCACTAACGATACTATTAAATCGCTACAAGAGTTAGCTCATATACACAGACAAAACAGAAAATGCGTTTTTATTGCAATTACAGGCACAAATGGAAAAACTACAACTAAAGAAATTATTCGCGAAACTCTTAGCACCGTCGGTAAAGTTCAAGCAACTCAAGGAAATTTGAATAATCACATAGGTGTGCCTTTAACTCTACTTTCTATTGAAGCTGATACAGAATTTGCAATTATCGAAATGGGAGCAAACCATATTGGAGAAATAGAAACGCTTTGCGATATAGCCTACCCTGACTATGGATTAATTACAAATATAGGAGATGCTCACCTACTCGGCTTTGGAAGCATAGAGGGAGTGATTAAAACTAAAACTGAATTATACAAATTTATTAAAGCTAATGGAAAAGGCATCTTTGTAAATGAAGATGATCCGCTATTAGTATCATTATCCGAAACTCAAAATAGAATTTTTTATAGTTCGGAAAAGTTTTTAGTAGAAATTATTAACAATGACGAACCACAGCTAAAATACAATTGGTCTTGCAATGGGAAGAATTTTATTGCAAAAACAAATCTTATCGGACAATATAATTTACCAAACATGCTTGCAGCAACAGCTATAGCTCTGCATTTTGGCGGCAATCCTGAAAAAATAAACGAAAAAATTTCTAATTATATACCTAATAATATGCGTTCTCAATGGATCGACACAAGTCGAAATCATCTTATTCTAGACGCATATAACGCAAACCCTTCAAGCATGGCTTTAGCAATAAAAAATATTATTAGCTTGAAGGCAAATAAAAAAATGCTAATTATTGGCGACATGCTTGAACTTGGCGAATACAGCAAGCAAAAGCATTTTGAAATTATAAACCTTATTAACAGCTATAATTTTGATAAGGTAATTTTTGTTGGAAATGAATTTGAAAAGTTCAAATCAGATTTTCCAGCTTACAACTTTTACAAAAATACAGAAGAAGCTATGGCAAGCATTTCTAAAACTAATTATAATGACTTTACAATATTAATAAAAGGTTCTAGGAGTATTGGCTTAGAAAAACTAAAAAACATTTTATAA
- a CDS encoding type IX secretion system membrane protein PorP/SprF, with amino-acid sequence MIKNFILRKVMLFAISIGVVFSAYSQDPHFSQYYANPLYLNPALAGATICPRLNLNYRNQWASISGQYVTYNASYDQHIDALSGGIGLLVTVDKAGEGVLNTTMASGIYSFKLDINRKLSLKAGFQATFHQKSIDWPRLTFPDMIDYRSGFVYNTNETSPDKQTISKADFATGLVLYSDRFYGGFAVHHLTRPDEGFIGVSRIPLKYTLHAGGNISVEDNNSRKRTIEETAISPNLMYQKQAKFDQVNFGLYLNKYPFVGGIWYRHTGVLEKISTSNPDAVILLVGFVQPTFRFGYSYDITVSRLSNASGGSHEFSLAFQFDCFPKQKRVRPISCPIF; translated from the coding sequence ATGATAAAAAATTTTATTCTAAGGAAGGTAATGTTGTTTGCAATATCAATAGGTGTTGTGTTTTCTGCTTATTCACAGGATCCTCATTTTTCGCAATATTATGCAAATCCTCTTTACTTAAACCCAGCATTGGCTGGAGCTACAATTTGCCCAAGACTTAATCTCAACTATAGAAACCAATGGGCTTCAATTTCAGGTCAATATGTTACATATAATGCGTCTTACGACCAACATATTGATGCTTTGTCCGGAGGAATAGGATTGCTAGTTACTGTTGACAAAGCTGGCGAAGGAGTGTTAAACACAACTATGGCTAGTGGAATATATTCATTCAAACTAGATATAAATAGAAAGTTATCTCTAAAAGCTGGCTTTCAAGCCACGTTTCATCAAAAAAGTATTGATTGGCCTAGACTTACCTTTCCTGACATGATAGACTATAGAAGTGGATTTGTTTACAACACAAATGAAACCTCACCCGATAAGCAAACAATATCAAAAGCAGACTTTGCAACAGGATTAGTACTTTACAGTGATAGATTTTATGGTGGATTTGCAGTTCACCATCTAACTAGACCAGACGAAGGATTTATTGGAGTATCAAGAATTCCATTAAAATATACTCTTCATGCAGGGGGAAACATAAGTGTAGAAGACAATAATAGCAGAAAAAGAACTATAGAAGAAACAGCTATTTCTCCAAATTTAATGTACCAAAAACAAGCTAAATTTGACCAAGTAAATTTTGGATTGTATCTAAATAAATATCCTTTTGTAGGAGGTATTTGGTATAGACACACCGGAGTTTTAGAAAAAATTTCAACTTCTAATCCAGATGCAGTAATATTATTGGTTGGATTTGTTCAGCCAACATTTAGATTTGGATACAGCTACGATATTACTGTTTCAAGACTTAGTAATGCTTCAGGTGGTTCACATGAATTTTCTTTAGCTTTTCAATTTGACTGTTTCCCAAAACAGAAAAGAGTTCGTCCAATATCTTGTCCAATCTTTTAA
- a CDS encoding SUMF1/EgtB/PvdO family nonheme iron enzyme: MHKTNKLIKSFLVFGLVLVTLTSCYRERSRTTAWYYNDSKWGGFEVVPYEEQETGPGLVLIQGGTFSMGRTEQEIPYKWDNMPRRITVSSFYMDMAEVANVDYREYIYWLQRVFGVDNPEVIRQALPDTLVWRSRLGYNEPYVETYFRHPAYSLYPVVGVSWVKANRYCEWRTDRVNEYIMIREGILKLDPNQQNEENFNTDAYLAGQFEGVVKDDLYDLNPNGSGTRKVRMEDGILLPKYRLPTEAEWEYAALGLIGNTVYERVLQRRIYPWNGHGLRTEYKKNMGMFVTNFKRGRGDNMGVAGFLNDAADITAPVYMYWPNDYGLYNMAGNVSEWVLDVYRPLSFEDFDDFRSFRGNEFMTKVTDEEGLIAEKDSLGRIQWRPVTQEEAATRRNYRYSDNRNYLDGDFSSSIYYREPERQTDEVEAKKLMYEYGQSSMINDNARVYKGGSWKDRAYWQSPGTRRFLDQELSTDYIGFRCAMIRVGSPVGLRR, encoded by the coding sequence ATGCATAAAACAAACAAATTAATAAAGAGTTTTCTTGTCTTTGGACTTGTTTTAGTAACATTGACTTCATGCTATCGAGAAAGATCTCGCACAACAGCATGGTATTACAATGATTCAAAATGGGGAGGATTTGAAGTCGTTCCTTATGAAGAACAAGAAACAGGACCCGGTCTTGTTTTAATTCAAGGCGGAACGTTCTCAATGGGACGTACAGAACAAGAAATTCCTTACAAATGGGACAATATGCCACGTAGAATAACCGTATCTTCTTTTTACATGGATATGGCAGAAGTTGCAAACGTTGATTATAGAGAATATATTTATTGGTTACAACGTGTATTTGGCGTTGACAACCCAGAAGTAATACGTCAAGCGTTGCCAGACACATTAGTTTGGCGTAGCCGATTAGGTTATAATGAACCATACGTGGAAACTTATTTCCGCCATCCTGCATACTCATTATATCCTGTTGTAGGTGTAAGTTGGGTAAAAGCAAACAGATACTGCGAATGGAGAACCGACCGCGTAAACGAATACATCATGATTCGTGAAGGTATATTAAAATTAGACCCTAATCAACAAAATGAAGAAAACTTCAATACCGACGCATATTTAGCTGGTCAATTTGAAGGAGTTGTGAAAGATGATTTGTATGACCTAAACCCTAATGGTTCTGGAACTCGTAAAGTTCGCATGGAAGACGGAATTTTACTTCCAAAATACCGCCTCCCAACCGAAGCTGAATGGGAATATGCAGCTCTAGGTTTAATAGGAAACACTGTTTATGAACGTGTTCTACAACGTCGTATTTATCCTTGGAACGGGCACGGCTTAAGAACTGAATATAAGAAAAACATGGGTATGTTTGTAACAAACTTCAAAAGAGGCAGAGGTGATAATATGGGCGTTGCCGGCTTCCTTAATGACGCTGCCGACATTACTGCTCCTGTTTATATGTATTGGCCCAATGATTATGGCTTGTATAACATGGCAGGAAACGTTTCTGAATGGGTTTTAGATGTTTACCGCCCTCTTTCTTTTGAAGATTTTGATGATTTCCGCTCTTTCAGAGGTAATGAATTCATGACTAAAGTAACAGATGAAGAAGGTCTAATTGCAGAAAAAGATAGTTTAGGAAGAATCCAATGGAGACCAGTTACACAAGAAGAAGCTGCAACTCGTCGCAATTATCGTTATTCTGACAACCGCAACTACTTAGATGGTGACTTTAGCTCTTCAATATATTACAGAGAACCTGAAAGACAAACTGATGAAGTTGAAGCTAAAAAATTAATGTATGAGTATGGGCAAAGTTCTATGATTAATGACAATGCTCGTGTTTATAAAGGTGGCTCATGGAAAGATCGTGCTTACTGGCAAAGCCCTGGCACAAGACGTTTCTTAGATCAAGAACTTTCAACAGATTACATCGGTTTCCGCTGTGCAATGATTAGAGTTGGTAGTCCTGTTGGTCTCAGAAGATAA
- a CDS encoding anhydro-N-acetylmuramic acid kinase: MNSYNISEWNSGIGLMSGTSLDGVDLALCSFRFVNNKWEYTFEKTFTYKYPAEIVKTLEFMPQMKASDFLIADREIGKFFGILISDFIKNNNKNILFVASHGHTIFHEPNKGMTCQIGHGATIAAECGLPVICDFRSSDVAYEGQGAPLVPIGDNLLFNDFDAIVNIGGFSNISYMQNNKRIAYDICPVNIVSNHFAKQLGKEFDIDGNFAKNGKCNNELINSLNSLEYYSKPYPKSLGREWIESTFLPKILKHEKNPTNILSTLAHHAASKITQACEGKKNILFTGGGCKNKFLTGLLKNKLSESIVIPDDTLVEYKEALVFAFMGWLRLNEIPNTISSATGAKKEVSAGCIYLP, encoded by the coding sequence ATGAATTCGTATAATATTTCTGAGTGGAATAGTGGAATTGGCTTAATGTCCGGCACTTCATTAGATGGAGTTGATTTGGCACTTTGCTCTTTTAGATTTGTAAATAACAAATGGGAATATACTTTTGAAAAAACTTTTACATATAAATATCCTGCCGAAATAGTTAAAACCTTAGAGTTCATGCCACAAATGAAGGCTTCAGACTTTTTAATAGCTGATAGAGAAATTGGCAAATTCTTCGGTATTTTAATTTCAGATTTTATAAAGAACAATAATAAAAATATTCTTTTTGTAGCTTCTCACGGACACACTATATTTCATGAGCCAAACAAAGGCATGACCTGCCAAATTGGACATGGAGCAACTATTGCAGCAGAGTGCGGGTTGCCCGTAATTTGCGATTTCCGAAGCAGCGATGTAGCCTACGAAGGACAAGGAGCTCCGCTAGTTCCTATCGGTGATAATTTGTTATTCAACGATTTTGATGCAATAGTAAATATTGGGGGATTTTCAAATATTTCATATATGCAAAACAATAAACGAATAGCTTACGATATTTGTCCCGTAAACATCGTTTCGAACCATTTTGCAAAACAATTAGGGAAAGAATTCGACATTGACGGTAACTTTGCTAAGAATGGAAAATGCAACAATGAACTAATAAATTCATTAAACTCCTTAGAATATTACTCAAAACCTTATCCAAAATCACTTGGAAGAGAATGGATAGAAAGCACTTTTTTACCGAAAATTTTAAAACATGAAAAAAACCCAACAAATATACTTTCCACTTTAGCTCATCATGCGGCTTCAAAAATCACCCAAGCCTGTGAAGGTAAGAAAAACATACTTTTTACAGGTGGTGGATGCAAAAACAAATTTCTAACAGGTCTTTTAAAAAATAAACTATCAGAAAGCATTGTAATACCTGACGACACGCTCGTTGAGTACAAAGAAGCATTAGTTTTTGCTTTTATGGGCTGGCTAAGATTAAATGAAATTCCAAATACAATATCTTCAGCGACAGGAGCAAAGAAAGAAGTAAGTGCTGGCTGTATTTATTTACCTTAA
- a CDS encoding T9SS type A sorting domain-containing protein codes for MSKKITFLIAFVLSVSFVSAQDVFMKKANTQNQQNKDFVFEKKVSDPLRAEKLVPGPITPSLCSQKGRATLNEGFEDAVFPPKKWTVINKGDDKTWTRTTSKFHSGTACATIVFSTTAHDDYLVTPMLKITSENKVLTAWFANRSTYPEPYDVMVSTTVNDDPAAFTLLKAEDSPGNDWEQRSYDLSAYVGQNIYVAFRSTTTDQWQLYIDDVVGPEIYLPENDVEASKLYLASKIKPGITNLKAKVENIGSLAQTFDAILKIFDATNAEVYSDTVNVTNLVSEQDSILVFNTWDAVIGAYTAKFYLSNNAADTNYLNDSIIRNFEVKDILAAYTINAAKSTYNFIDLATGDETEEGADVAITSFPMSEEYSPVGIYRLYDNKTIGLVALDGQCEIIGTITGVPAKFSLLGLAYDWKNDIWYASGIDTISKFHLYSIDMSTFVATEVGTGGTANAVIIDIDMAWDGMLYGPSLSDDILYKIDPATGVISEVGTIGLNLNYGQGVSFDGHEGKLYTVTTLASGTGNYKFGYYDLYSGAFVEIKDMGNQEQHATIVVTKIPKPAYSAVFTVKEDTNLIAGATMVINNTKLISDSSGNAVFYGADGTYHYTVSKFGYEDLTDSIIIAGANITDTINLTKLPAFDVTFNIKDAQSAPLDAAVTVYFGTNIIYNGTAANGTISFNEVPIGNYTYDVVLDGYTSILSVAFTVGADTTIDVEMVEILDAPYGLNATYTGTTTADFSWNNAIGFTDDFESYEDFSLTFDPWVLKDVDGLETYGFQGFSFPNSGFPMAGIIFNPAAVSDQLAPAHSGEKYVAVFNPSDGSPCNDWIIAPKTLIVNGAKVSFWARGGNVNYSEEKFQVFVSTTNTEVSSFVALSPVVTCPANSVEWKQYSYDLSAYANKEVYVAIHVTSVDQFYFCLDDFKIGQAKSQSKAFVGYNVFVDGRKVASEITEKNYDLTDLVLGTTYELGVQSVYTTGVSSIVTINYLHDNAAVNDLDQNNIELYPNPSNGTFFINVNGSYNVEVFDVTGKVVKSQIINNKGVVSLDNQGLYIVKFSNENETLIKKVIVK; via the coding sequence ATGAGCAAAAAAATTACGTTTTTGATAGCATTTGTATTAAGTGTAAGTTTTGTAAGTGCACAAGATGTATTTATGAAGAAAGCTAACACACAAAACCAACAAAATAAAGATTTTGTATTTGAAAAAAAAGTAAGTGATCCTTTAAGGGCAGAAAAATTGGTGCCTGGACCTATTACTCCTTCGTTATGTAGCCAAAAAGGCAGAGCTACATTAAACGAGGGTTTTGAGGATGCTGTTTTTCCTCCTAAAAAATGGACAGTAATTAATAAAGGTGACGATAAAACATGGACACGTACTACAAGTAAATTTCATTCAGGAACTGCTTGTGCTACAATAGTGTTTTCTACAACTGCACATGATGACTATTTAGTAACTCCGATGCTGAAAATCACATCCGAAAACAAAGTGCTGACAGCATGGTTTGCAAACAGATCAACATATCCAGAGCCTTATGATGTAATGGTTTCTACTACTGTAAACGATGACCCAGCTGCTTTTACTTTGTTAAAAGCAGAAGATTCACCAGGAAATGACTGGGAGCAAAGATCATATGATTTGTCAGCTTATGTTGGACAAAATATATATGTAGCTTTTCGTTCTACTACTACAGACCAGTGGCAATTATATATAGATGATGTAGTAGGACCTGAAATATATCTGCCAGAAAATGATGTTGAAGCTTCTAAGCTATATTTAGCTAGCAAAATAAAACCGGGAATAACTAATCTTAAAGCTAAAGTGGAAAATATTGGTTCTCTAGCACAAACTTTCGATGCCATTCTGAAAATATTTGATGCAACTAATGCAGAGGTATATTCAGACACTGTTAATGTAACTAATTTGGTATCAGAGCAAGATAGCATTCTCGTTTTCAATACTTGGGATGCCGTAATAGGAGCTTATACTGCAAAATTTTACTTATCTAACAACGCAGCTGACACTAATTACCTTAATGACAGCATTATAAGAAATTTTGAGGTTAAAGATATATTGGCAGCCTATACCATTAATGCAGCAAAATCAACATATAATTTCATAGACCTAGCTACTGGAGACGAAACTGAGGAAGGAGCAGATGTTGCAATAACATCTTTTCCTATGTCTGAAGAATATAGTCCAGTGGGAATTTATAGATTATACGATAATAAAACTATAGGTTTGGTAGCATTAGATGGACAATGTGAAATTATAGGAACTATTACTGGCGTACCAGCAAAGTTTTCGCTTTTGGGACTTGCTTACGATTGGAAAAATGATATTTGGTATGCGAGTGGCATTGACACTATAAGTAAATTCCATTTATATAGCATAGATATGAGTACTTTTGTTGCAACAGAGGTAGGTACAGGCGGAACTGCTAATGCAGTTATAATTGATATAGATATGGCTTGGGATGGCATGTTGTATGGACCATCTTTATCTGATGATATTCTATATAAAATAGACCCTGCAACAGGTGTCATTTCTGAAGTAGGAACTATTGGTTTGAATCTAAATTATGGGCAAGGTGTATCTTTTGATGGACATGAAGGTAAATTATATACTGTAACAACTCTTGCTTCAGGTACAGGTAATTATAAATTTGGTTATTATGATTTATATTCTGGTGCCTTTGTTGAAATAAAAGATATGGGTAATCAAGAGCAACATGCTACTATTGTTGTTACTAAAATTCCAAAGCCAGCATATAGTGCTGTGTTTACTGTAAAAGAAGATACAAATTTAATTGCAGGTGCAACTATGGTGATTAATAATACTAAACTTATTTCAGATTCAAGTGGAAATGCTGTGTTTTATGGCGCTGATGGAACATATCATTATACTGTAAGTAAGTTTGGCTATGAAGATTTAACTGATTCTATTATTATTGCAGGTGCAAATATAACCGATACTATAAATTTGACAAAATTACCGGCATTTGATGTAACATTTAATATAAAAGATGCTCAAAGTGCTCCTCTTGATGCAGCTGTAACTGTTTATTTCGGAACTAATATTATTTACAATGGAACTGCAGCTAATGGAACAATTAGTTTTAATGAAGTTCCTATTGGCAATTACACCTATGATGTTGTTCTTGATGGATATACCTCTATATTAAGTGTTGCTTTTACAGTTGGTGCTGATACAACTATTGATGTTGAAATGGTTGAGATATTGGATGCTCCTTATGGTTTGAATGCGACTTATACAGGAACTACTACTGCTGATTTTTCATGGAACAATGCAATAGGTTTTACTGATGATTTTGAATCTTATGAAGATTTTTCATTAACATTTGATCCATGGGTTTTGAAAGATGTTGACGGATTAGAAACTTATGGATTCCAAGGATTTTCTTTCCCTAACTCTGGATTTCCTATGGCTGGAATTATTTTTAATCCTGCAGCTGTAAGTGATCAACTAGCCCCTGCTCATAGTGGTGAAAAATATGTAGCAGTATTTAACCCCTCTGATGGCTCTCCTTGTAATGATTGGATAATTGCTCCAAAAACTCTAATTGTTAATGGTGCTAAAGTTTCATTTTGGGCAAGAGGCGGAAATGTTAATTATTCTGAAGAAAAATTCCAAGTATTTGTTTCTACAACTAATACTGAAGTGTCTTCTTTTGTAGCTTTGTCTCCTGTTGTAACTTGTCCAGCTAATTCTGTTGAATGGAAACAATATTCTTATGACTTGAGTGCTTATGCTAATAAAGAAGTATATGTAGCTATCCATGTAACATCAGTAGATCAATTCTATTTCTGCTTAGATGATTTTAAAATAGGACAAGCAAAAAGTCAATCTAAAGCTTTTGTAGGATATAATGTGTTTGTTGATGGAAGAAAAGTTGCTTCAGAAATAACAGAAAAAAACTATGACCTTACAGATTTAGTTTTAGGAACAACTTATGAGTTAGGTGTTCAGTCTGTTTATACAACAGGCGTTAGTAGCATTGTTACTATTAATTACCTACATGATAATGCTGCTGTTAATGATTTGGATCAAAACAATATAGAATTGTATCCAAATCCTTCAAACGGAACATTCTTTATTAACGTAAACGGCTCTTACAATGTTGAAGTTTTTGATGTAACAGGTAAAGTTGTTAAATCTCAAATTATTAATAACAAAGGAGTTGTTTCATTGGATAATCAAGGACTTTACATTGTAAAATTCTCTAATGAGAATGAAACTTTAATTAAAAAAGTTATTGTTAAATAA